TGGGGCGGGATCTGGCGACACGCATCACGGCGGCCCTGGTGGGCCGTGCCCTTTGGGCGGTGATCGTGGAACTGTTCCGGCGCGACCTCTGAGGGTCTGCATGGCCCTGGGCAGCGTTCAGCGCCCCTTGGCGGTCCCCATGCCAAGGGGCGCCGCACTGCCCGGCCACGCGCCGCTTCCCGTTCGTCTTTCGGCTAGAGGAAGCTGACGTTCTGGGCGAGGGCGAGGCGGCCCGAGTAGTTGATGGTGTTGGTGGCCGGGCGCATGTATGCGCGCCACGCGTCCGAGCCGGACTCGCGACCGCCGCCCGTCTCCTTCTCGCCGCCGAACGCGCCCCCGATCTCGGCGCCGGACGTCCCGATGTTCACGTTGGCGATGCCGCAGTCGGAGCCCTCGGAGGACAGGAAGAGCTCGGCCTCCTGCTGGTCGCGGGTGAAGATGCTGGAGGACAGTCCCTGCGGGACGCCGTTGTGCAGCGCGATGGCCTCCTCCAGGGTGTCGTACGTGAGCACGTACAGGATGGGGGCGAAGGTCTCCTGGCGTACGACGTCGGTCTGTTCGTCGACACGGACCACGACCGGCTCCGCGTAAGCGGCCCGCGGCGCCGCGTCCGCAAGGCGCCTGTTGCCCCCGGCGAGGATCTTGCCGCCCTGCGCCTGCACGCGGCTGAGCGCGTCCTGCATGCCGTCGAGGGCGGCAGGGGTGATGAGCGGGCCGACGAGCGTGTTCTCGTCGAACGGGTCGCCGATGGGGAGCTTGGTGTACGCGGCAGTCAGGCGCGCGACCAGAGTGTCGGCGATGTCGCGGTGGACGATGAGGCGGCGCAGCGTGGTGCACCGCTGGCCCGCCGTGCCCGCCGCGGCGAAGACGATGCCCTGCACCGCGAGGTCGAGGTCGGCCGACGGTGCCACGACCGCGGCGTTGTTGCCGCCGAGTTCGAGCAGGCTGCGCCCGAACCGGGCCGCCACCCGGGGGCCGACCTCGCGGCCCATGCGGGTGGATCCGGTGGCGCTGACGAGCGCGACGCCCGGGTCGTCGACAAGCCGCTCGCCCACCGTGCGGTCGCCGAGCAGCAGACGGTGAACGTCGCGGGGGGCTCCGGCCTCCTCCGCGGCCCGGGCCAGCAGCCGGTCGCAGGCCAGCGAGATCAGCGGGGTGAGCTCGGACGGCTTCCAGACCACGGTGTCCCCGCAGGCCAGCGCCACCGCGGTGTTCCACGACCAGACCGCGGCCGGGAAGTTGAACGCGGAGATCACTCCGACCACGCCCAGTGGATGCCAGGTCTCGGCGAGACGGTGCCCGGGGCGTTCGGAGGCGATGGTGCGGCCGTAGAGCTGACGCGAGAGGCCGACCGCGAAGTCACAGATGTCGATCATCTCCTGGACCTCGCCCAGCGCCTCGGAGCGGATCTTGCCGGCCTCGATGGTGATCAGGTCGGCCAGGTCGCTCTTGTGGTCGCGCAGCAACTCGCCCAGACGGCGGACGAGTTCACCCCGGCGCGGGGCCGGTGTGGTGCGCCAGGCCAGGAACGCCTCGCGGGCAGCGGCGACGGCGTATTCGGCGTCGGCTGCGGTCGACGCGGTCAGACCGAAGAGGTCCTCGCCCGTGATGGGCGTACGCGCCTGGAAGTCGGCGCCCTCCGGGAGGGGCACGCCGATGCGCCGCAAACTCGCGCGGGCACGGGTGCGCAGGTCGTCGGTGGTGGGCAGAGCGGTGGTGCCGTTCATGGCGCTCCCTGGGTGAGGTGTGCGGGCGGGGAGGGTCAGTGCTGCGGGGCGGCGATGTCGAGGCCCAGCTCGCGGCCGACCCGGGTGATCGAGAGGTTCTGCTGGTGTGCGTACAGGGCGAACGGGTCGAGGACCTCGCGGTCGATGGCACCGGAGAGCCAGTCGCTGTCGTACGCGGCGCCCTCCTGCCCGGTGTC
This Streptomyces sp. NBC_01283 DNA region includes the following protein-coding sequences:
- a CDS encoding aldehyde dehydrogenase family protein, yielding MNGTTALPTTDDLRTRARASLRRIGVPLPEGADFQARTPITGEDLFGLTASTAADAEYAVAAAREAFLAWRTTPAPRRGELVRRLGELLRDHKSDLADLITIEAGKIRSEALGEVQEMIDICDFAVGLSRQLYGRTIASERPGHRLAETWHPLGVVGVISAFNFPAAVWSWNTAVALACGDTVVWKPSELTPLISLACDRLLARAAEEAGAPRDVHRLLLGDRTVGERLVDDPGVALVSATGSTRMGREVGPRVAARFGRSLLELGGNNAAVVAPSADLDLAVQGIVFAAAGTAGQRCTTLRRLIVHRDIADTLVARLTAAYTKLPIGDPFDENTLVGPLITPAALDGMQDALSRVQAQGGKILAGGNRRLADAAPRAAYAEPVVVRVDEQTDVVRQETFAPILYVLTYDTLEEAIALHNGVPQGLSSSIFTRDQQEAELFLSSEGSDCGIANVNIGTSGAEIGGAFGGEKETGGGRESGSDAWRAYMRPATNTINYSGRLALAQNVSFL